The Candidatus Limnocylindrales bacterium genome has a segment encoding these proteins:
- the mrdA gene encoding penicillin-binding protein 2 has protein sequence MNSESVSDSRLLFILTLVSLLFIVLFLRLWYIQILQGEKFLTLSEENRIRLVRVKAPRGLFLDTNGQVLVKSRPSFNVFIIPEDAKDLTYIARQLAELLSMPEKDIITKVKKSQRPKFEPVLIQRDIPLSKVAYLEEHKMSLPGVTVEVEPVRYNIYGSLASHVLGYLGEINEEQLKDPVSYPGRRLGDLIGQYGLERSMEGFLMGEDGGKQVEVNASGRELRVLSQKEQKPGHNIVLTIDLHIQSLVEEAFKDKTGAVVVMDPKTGHILAMYSSPSFNPNLFAGGISAADWKSLVENPYHPLQNRAIQATYAPGSTFKMITASTGLEKGVINRNSTFFCGGSVGIGNNVKRCWKAGGHGNVTVIDALKQSCNGYFYRLSEKLGISDLAKFAMSYGLGRKTGINLPNEEPGLIPTEEWKRKTLGEKWYPSETADAAIGQGFVSVTPLQLVNMVSAIANGGTLYKPMLVKEIRDSDDRVVKVFKPEIIRKIPIKEENLKIIRRGMWAVVNEEHGTGSKARIEGLDIAGKTGTAQVIKLKSKIKPKMLPEKYRDHAWFVSFAPVDDPKIAMVVFVEHGLKGGDAAAPIAKIIYEGIFNKNSELTKDIPTENRGSRMENRG, from the coding sequence ATGAACTCTGAATCGGTATCTGATTCTCGGCTGTTGTTTATTTTAACCCTTGTATCCCTGCTTTTTATCGTACTCTTTTTAAGACTATGGTACATTCAGATCCTTCAAGGAGAGAAGTTTCTCACACTTTCCGAAGAAAATAGAATTCGACTGGTTCGGGTCAAAGCTCCCAGGGGTCTTTTTCTGGATACCAATGGACAGGTCCTGGTTAAAAGTAGACCGAGTTTTAATGTTTTTATTATACCCGAGGATGCCAAGGATCTAACCTATATAGCCAGGCAACTTGCGGAGTTACTCTCCATGCCCGAGAAGGACATTATTACCAAGGTAAAAAAATCCCAGCGTCCCAAATTTGAACCGGTCTTAATCCAGAGGGATATTCCTTTAAGTAAAGTTGCTTATCTGGAAGAACATAAGATGAGTTTACCCGGGGTTACGGTAGAAGTTGAACCGGTACGATATAACATTTACGGCAGTCTGGCCAGTCATGTTTTAGGTTATTTAGGAGAGATCAACGAAGAGCAGTTGAAGGATCCGGTTTCCTATCCTGGACGACGGTTGGGGGATCTGATCGGTCAATACGGTTTAGAGCGGTCCATGGAAGGATTTTTAATGGGAGAAGATGGGGGAAAACAGGTGGAGGTGAATGCCAGTGGACGAGAGTTGCGGGTCCTTAGTCAGAAGGAACAGAAACCCGGGCATAATATTGTACTGACCATTGACCTTCATATTCAGAGCCTGGTGGAAGAGGCCTTCAAAGATAAAACAGGTGCGGTAGTTGTGATGGATCCTAAGACAGGGCATATCCTGGCCATGTACAGCAGTCCTTCCTTTAATCCCAATTTATTTGCCGGAGGTATCTCGGCGGCAGATTGGAAGAGCCTGGTTGAAAATCCTTACCATCCCTTACAAAATCGGGCCATTCAAGCAACCTATGCGCCCGGTTCGACCTTTAAAATGATTACCGCTTCGACCGGTTTGGAAAAAGGGGTCATTAATCGAAATAGTACGTTTTTCTGTGGGGGTTCGGTAGGAATCGGTAATAACGTGAAGCGATGCTGGAAGGCGGGAGGTCATGGAAATGTAACGGTTATCGATGCCCTGAAACAATCCTGCAACGGTTACTTTTACAGGTTGAGTGAAAAATTAGGGATTTCGGATCTGGCTAAATTTGCCATGAGTTATGGACTGGGTCGAAAAACAGGGATCAATCTTCCCAATGAGGAGCCCGGCCTTATTCCCACAGAGGAGTGGAAACGAAAAACTCTGGGTGAGAAGTGGTATCCCTCTGAAACGGCAGATGCAGCCATCGGTCAAGGGTTTGTTTCGGTCACTCCCCTTCAGTTGGTTAATATGGTCTCTGCCATTGCCAATGGGGGAACTTTATACAAACCGATGTTAGTTAAAGAGATCCGGGACAGTGATGATCGGGTAGTAAAAGTATTTAAGCCGGAAATTATTCGGAAAATCCCAATAAAAGAAGAGAACTTGAAGATTATCCGTAGAGGCATGTGGGCTGTAGTGAATGAAGAACATGGTACGGGATCCAAGGCCCGGATAGAAGGATTAGATATTGCCGGTAAAACCGGTACGGCTCAGGTAATCAAATTAAAGAGTAAAATCAAGCCTAAAATGCTACCAGAAAAATATCGCGATCACGCCTGGTTTGTCTCATTTGCTCCGGTAGATGATCCCAAAATCGCTATGGTTGTTTTTGTCGAGCATGGTTTAAAGGGTGGAGATGCGGCGGCACCCATAGCAAAAATTATCTATGAAGGGATCTTCAACAAAAACAGCGAATTAACCAAGGATATACCAACCGAAAATCGAGGGTCAAGGATGGAGAATCGAGGGTAA
- a CDS encoding ABC transporter ATP-binding protein, producing the protein MVTEPLLKVINLHTYFFTDEGVAKAVDGVDLEIHKGETLGVVGESGCGKSVTALSILRLIPDPPGKIIEGQILFKGQDLLKLSNSEMRKIRGNEISMIFQEPMTSLNPVFTIGNQIAEAIQLHQGLSKKASLEKAVDMLKLVGIPSPERRVKEYPHQLSGGMRQRAMIAMALSCNPSLLIADEPTTALDVTIQAQILDLINNLKRELGMAVILITHDLGIIAETAARVVVMYAGKVVEEADVYTLFEDPKHPYTQGLLRSIPRPDLGMTKETRLQEIPGIVPSLTDLPPGCSFNPRCPKVMDICRKETPKLKEIKPGHKVSCWLY; encoded by the coding sequence GTGGTAACAGAACCCTTACTCAAAGTCATCAATTTACATACCTATTTTTTTACCGATGAAGGGGTTGCTAAGGCTGTCGATGGGGTGGACCTGGAAATTCATAAAGGAGAAACTTTAGGAGTTGTTGGAGAATCCGGCTGTGGAAAGAGTGTAACAGCTCTCTCTATTTTAAGGCTGATTCCAGATCCCCCGGGTAAGATTATCGAGGGTCAAATTCTTTTTAAGGGTCAGGATTTGCTCAAGCTCTCCAATTCGGAGATGCGAAAAATCAGGGGAAACGAGATTTCCATGATTTTTCAAGAGCCTATGACCTCCCTCAACCCGGTCTTTACCATTGGAAATCAAATTGCAGAAGCCATTCAACTCCATCAAGGTCTCTCTAAAAAAGCTTCCCTTGAAAAGGCCGTGGATATGCTTAAACTTGTTGGAATTCCCTCTCCTGAAAGACGTGTCAAGGAATATCCTCATCAACTCAGTGGGGGTATGCGCCAGCGTGCCATGATCGCTATGGCTTTGTCCTGTAATCCCAGCCTTTTAATTGCCGATGAACCTACTACTGCCTTAGATGTGACAATTCAGGCCCAGATTCTGGATTTAATCAACAATTTGAAGCGAGAATTAGGCATGGCCGTTATATTGATCACCCATGACCTGGGAATTATAGCTGAAACAGCCGCTCGGGTTGTAGTTATGTATGCAGGAAAAGTGGTGGAAGAGGCCGATGTTTATACACTTTTTGAAGATCCGAAACACCCCTACACCCAAGGCCTACTCCGCTCGATTCCGCGACCGGATTTAGGCATGACGAAAGAAACCCGACTCCAGGAGATCCCAGGCATTGTCCCCAGTTTAACCGACCTTCCTCCGGGTTGTTCGTTTAATCCGAGATGCCCTAAAGTAATGGATATCTGTCGTAAAGAAACCCCTAAACTCAAAGAAATTAAACCCGGGCATAAAGTCAGTTGCTGGTTGTATTAA
- a CDS encoding dipeptide ABC transporter ATP-binding protein — MSNDLLVVKNLKKYFPIKGGILSKTIGYVYAVDDISFNLSRGETLGLVGESGCGKSTTGRVILRLIEPTAGEAWFEGVNIFSLGKKEMRMLRRNMQIIFQDPYASLNPRMTVEKIVGEPLKIHRVAKGTELQDRVASLLRKVGLRPEHLKRYPHEFSGGQRQRIGIARALALNPKLIIADEPVSALDVSIQAQVINLLQDLQEEFGLTYLLIAHDLRMVEYISDRVAVMYLGKIVEIAKSEEIYKNPLHPYTQALLSAIPVPDPRKKKERIILSGDVPSPINPPSGCRFHTRCPLYAQLKAPECVEIEPKLENKNGHPSACHFR, encoded by the coding sequence ATGTCGAATGATTTATTGGTAGTAAAAAATTTAAAAAAATATTTTCCGATCAAGGGAGGGATTCTCTCAAAGACCATCGGATATGTCTATGCCGTAGACGATATTAGTTTTAATTTGTCACGGGGTGAGACTTTAGGACTGGTAGGGGAAAGTGGGTGCGGGAAGTCAACCACCGGCCGTGTAATTCTTCGCCTTATTGAACCAACGGCTGGAGAAGCCTGGTTTGAAGGGGTTAATATATTTTCCCTGGGAAAAAAGGAAATGCGAATGCTTCGTCGCAATATGCAGATCATTTTCCAGGATCCTTACGCTTCTTTAAATCCTCGCATGACGGTTGAGAAAATCGTTGGAGAGCCCCTTAAAATTCACAGGGTTGCTAAAGGAACCGAACTTCAAGATCGGGTGGCTTCCCTTCTTCGTAAGGTTGGATTGAGGCCTGAACACCTCAAACGCTATCCCCATGAATTTAGCGGAGGGCAGCGTCAACGTATCGGAATTGCCCGAGCCCTGGCTTTGAATCCCAAGCTTATTATCGCTGATGAACCGGTATCGGCCCTGGATGTTTCGATTCAAGCCCAGGTCATTAATCTGCTTCAAGATCTCCAGGAAGAATTCGGTCTGACCTATCTCCTCATCGCCCATGACCTGCGTATGGTGGAATATATCAGTGATCGTGTGGCCGTCATGTACCTGGGAAAAATCGTCGAGATTGCCAAATCCGAAGAAATTTATAAAAATCCTCTTCATCCTTATACCCAGGCTTTGCTTTCGGCGATTCCTGTCCCTGATCCGAGAAAGAAAAAAGAACGGATTATCCTTTCCGGGGACGTTCCCAGTCCCATTAATCCTCCTTCCGGCTGCCGTTTTCATACTCGATGCCCCTTGTATGCCCAATTGAAAGCTCCTGAATGCGTAGAAATCGAACCTAAGCTGGAGAATAAAAATGGCCATCCATCAGCCTGTCATTTCAGGTAA
- the rodA gene encoding rod shape-determining protein RodA yields MFFSIIRKIDWLVVVIVLILLAFSLLNIYSVTAEDQGTEKVLRQLAWIGIGLVILISMTIVDYHTLSAFAYPFYFLILVALTTVLAIGPVVSGSQRWIRFGGFSIQPSEFAKLAMILVLARYFSNKKRGTISFIDVILTGILLCIPLALILKQPDLGTALVLLPIYAAILFIMGLDWKYFVIAGILGICAMPLMWQHLKPYQKNRIISFINPNADPLGSGYHVIQSEIAIGSGGFWGKGYMRGSQTRLNFIPEQFTDFIFSVVGEEWGFVGTIGLLILYFTLIYRGLYIASKARDRLGALIAIGVIAMLIMHVTVNIGMCIGIMPVTGVPLPFMSYGGSAILSNLAGIGLLLNIQIRRFMF; encoded by the coding sequence GTGTTTTTTTCTATTATCCGAAAAATAGACTGGTTAGTGGTTGTGATAGTCCTTATTCTGCTTGCTTTTAGTCTTCTTAATATTTATAGTGTAACCGCGGAAGATCAAGGTACAGAAAAAGTTCTCAGGCAATTGGCTTGGATCGGAATAGGGCTTGTTATTCTGATTTCCATGACGATAGTGGATTATCACACCTTGAGTGCTTTTGCGTATCCCTTTTATTTTTTAATTCTGGTAGCCTTAACTACCGTTCTTGCCATAGGTCCTGTTGTTTCTGGATCTCAGCGGTGGATCCGTTTTGGGGGTTTTTCCATCCAACCCTCAGAATTTGCCAAGCTGGCCATGATCCTGGTCTTGGCCCGCTACTTTTCCAATAAAAAGCGAGGGACAATCTCTTTTATTGATGTAATCCTGACGGGTATTTTGCTTTGTATCCCTCTAGCTCTTATTTTAAAACAGCCGGATCTAGGAACTGCCCTGGTATTACTCCCTATTTATGCGGCTATTCTGTTTATCATGGGACTGGATTGGAAATACTTTGTCATTGCAGGTATCTTAGGGATCTGTGCGATGCCGTTGATGTGGCAACACCTTAAGCCTTATCAAAAAAACAGGATTATTTCCTTTATTAATCCCAATGCAGATCCTCTCGGTTCAGGTTATCACGTGATCCAATCCGAAATAGCTATTGGCTCCGGGGGTTTCTGGGGTAAAGGTTACATGCGTGGAAGCCAGACCCGGTTAAATTTTATCCCGGAGCAATTTACAGATTTTATATTTTCGGTTGTCGGAGAAGAGTGGGGGTTTGTTGGAACGATTGGGCTCCTTATTCTCTACTTTACACTGATTTATCGAGGCCTATACATTGCCTCTAAAGCCAGGGATCGACTGGGCGCATTGATAGCTATAGGGGTTATAGCCATGCTGATTATGCACGTAACCGTTAACATTGGGATGTGTATTGGTATTATGCCGGTTACCGGGGTACCCCTTCCCTTTATGAGCTACGGGGGATCTGCCATATTGTCCAATCTGGCCGGAATAGGATTACTTTTAAATATCCAAATTCGGAGGTTTATGTTTTGA
- a CDS encoding alpha/beta hydrolase — MNFLTLKGINILYSVQEGSQKKDLPALVFIHGAGGDFTVWLNQLNYFKEKTDVYIPELPGHGQSRGSGATSITEYAEIVKDLLDTLDLASITLIGHSMGGAITQHLALSYPDRFKSIVLVSTGARLRVSPDILGRIRDHFQEVVVTICDYGFGPEAPRDLISQTQERLLRNSPEVLYGDFAACNQFDLMEKVHHITLPTLILCGEVDRLTPVKYSRYLHEQISGSALKLIEGAGHMVMLEKPDEFNRELEIFIKLP, encoded by the coding sequence ATGAATTTTCTAACTCTAAAAGGCATAAACATACTTTACTCTGTTCAGGAAGGAAGTCAAAAAAAAGATTTACCTGCTCTGGTGTTCATCCATGGGGCCGGTGGGGATTTTACTGTATGGTTGAATCAGTTGAACTATTTCAAAGAAAAAACCGACGTTTATATACCTGAACTCCCGGGACATGGCCAATCCAGAGGCTCCGGTGCAACTTCCATTACAGAATATGCAGAAATTGTAAAAGATCTCTTAGATACTTTAGATCTTGCCTCTATAACGCTGATCGGCCATTCCATGGGAGGTGCCATTACCCAGCATCTGGCCTTATCCTACCCGGATCGATTTAAAAGTATCGTTTTGGTAAGTACCGGCGCCAGGCTTCGGGTTTCCCCTGACATTCTAGGTCGAATTAGAGACCATTTTCAGGAAGTTGTGGTAACGATCTGTGATTACGGCTTTGGACCCGAAGCCCCAAGAGATCTTATCAGCCAGACCCAGGAACGGCTCCTGCGAAATTCCCCCGAGGTACTTTATGGAGACTTTGCCGCCTGTAATCAGTTTGACTTGATGGAAAAAGTTCACCATATTACCCTTCCGACCCTCATCCTTTGTGGGGAAGTAGATCGTTTAACCCCGGTTAAATATTCCCGGTACCTCCACGAGCAGATATCGGGCTCTGCTCTGAAACTTATAGAAGGTGCCGGACATATGGTGATGCTGGAAAAACCTGACGAATTCAATCGAGAGTTGGAAATATTTATAAAGCTCCCGTAA